A stretch of Lactuca sativa cultivar Salinas chromosome 6, Lsat_Salinas_v11, whole genome shotgun sequence DNA encodes these proteins:
- the LOC111900984 gene encoding 1-aminocyclopropane-1-carboxylate synthase has product MEVALNNSQKFLSKIATNDGHGENSPYFDGWKAYDTNPYHPQNNPTGVIQMGLAENQLCFDLIQEWIEKHPEASICTPEGGFDFREIAIFQDYHGLPKFRMAIANFMSRVRGSRVRFDPNRIVMSGGATGAHETVAFCLANPGEAFLVPTPYYPGFDRDLRWRTGVELLPVVCGSWNNFKVSLAALEEAYEKAKESNIKVKGLLITNPSNPLGTFFDKETLKTLVTFVNDKNIHLICDEIYAGTVTKDNEFISIAEILEESPTICNHDLIHIVYSLSKDMGFPGFRVGIIYSYNDTVVSIARKMSSFGLVSTQTQHMIASMLSDDDFVENFINESRNRLANRHDLFTRELAQVGISSLKSNAGLFFWMDLRRFLKDATFESEMTFWRIIINEIKLNVSPGSSFHCSEPGWFRVCFANMDDETVTIAVRRIKSFVLKNKLFEIKTKSKKQCWQNNLHLKLSSRRLEDIMSPQYSPLNSPLVRAQT; this is encoded by the exons ATGGAGGTTGCATTGAACAACAGCCAAAAGTTCTTATCCAAGATTGCAACCAACGATGGCCACGGTGAAAATTCCCCGTATTTTGATGGCTGGAAGGCGTACGACACCAATCCTTACCACCCTCAAAACAACCCCACCGGTGTTATCCAGATGGGTCTTGCCGAGAACCAGCTTTGCTTTGATTTGATTCAAGAATGGATCGAGAAACACCCTGAAGCCTCTATATGCACACCTGAAGGAGGTTTTGATTTCAGGGAAATTGCCATTTTTCAAGATTATCATGGCTTGCCCAAGTTCAGAATGGCAATTGCTAATTTCATGAGCCGAGTTAGAGGAAGCCGTGTTAGGTTTGACCCTAATCGGATTGTGATGAGCGGTGGAGCCACTGGAGCTCATGAGACTGTGGCGTTTTGCTTAGCTAACCCTGGTGAAGCCTTCTTGGTGCCCACCCCTTATTATCCAGG ATTTGACCGTGACTTAAGATGGAGGACTGGAGTCGAGCTTTTACCTGTTGTTTGTGGAAGCTGGAACAACTTTAAGGTCAGCCTTGCTGCCCTTGAGGAAGCTTATGAAAAAGCGAAAGAGTCGAACATCAAGGTCAAAGGATTACTCATAACCAACCCATCCAACCCTTTGGGCACTTTCTTcgataaggaaaccctaaaaacACTTGTCACTTTTGTTAATGACAAAAACATCCATCTCATCTGTGACGAAATCTATGCTGGCACAGTGACCAAAGACAACGAATTCATCAGCATAGCCGAGATCCTTGAAGAATCCCCCACAATCTGTAATCATGATCTCATTCACATCGTTTATAGTCTCTCAAAAGACATGGGATTCCCTGGATTCAGAGTTGGAATCATCTACTCCTACAATGATACTGTCGTGAGTATTGCACGTAAAATGTCGAGCTTTGGCCTTGTCTCGACTCAAACCCAACACATGATCGCTTCAATGCTATCAGACGATGATTTCGTTGAGAATTTCATTAATGAAAGCAGGAATAGGCTTGCCAACAGGCACGATCTGTTCACCCGGGAGCTAGCGCAAGTTGGGATAAGCAGCTTGAAGAGCAATGCCGGACTTTTCTTCTGGATGGACTTGCGTCGTTTCTTAAAGGACGCAACTTTTGAGTCTGAAATGACGTTCTGGCGTATCATAATAAACGAAATCAAACTCAATGTCTCACCTGGCTCGTCTTTCCATTGCTCTGAGCCAGGCTGGTTTCGTGTGTGTTTTGCAAACATGGATGATGAGACTGTTACAATTGCTGTACGTAGAATCAAATCGTTTGTGCTCAAAAACAAGTTGTTCGAGATTAAGACCAAGAGCAAGAAACAGTGTTGGCAAAACAACCTTCACCTCAAGTT